In Microbacterium terrisoli, the genomic stretch CGCCGCCCTCTCACGGCGGTAACGCGGGTTCGAATCCCGCTGGGGTCACCAACACACCAAGAGCCGGTCCGGAATGGGCCGGCTTTTCGTGTTCTCGTGCGGCCGTCCGTGGGGGTTTTCGGCGGGGATCAGCGTGCTCACGCACTGTGCTCGGGCGAATCACAAGGTCGGTGCGCAATGCTCCTGACGTGACCTCTCCTTCACGTCGTGCGAGCCCCACCGCCCTCACGTCGAGCTTCATCGGCTTGGCTCTCGTACTGGCGGTGCTCGTCGCGGGGCTGGCGATCACCGCGGCACCCGCGTGGTCGGCCGCCGAGACGCGGGTCGTGGCCGCGGTGGGCGCGGCCCACAACCCGCTGCTGGACGCGCTGTGCCAGATGATCGACGCGGTATTCGGGCCCGCCGGTGCGCCGATCCTCGGCATACTGCTGCTGGCGTGGGCGCTGCTGCTGACCGGCACCTGGCGGGGCGCGCTTCGCGCCGGACTGCTGCTGGTGGTGCCCTGGATGGTCGCCCAGGGCATGAAGTTCGTCGTGCGCCGTCCCCGACCGGAGCACGGTGCGCTGATCCGGACGATCGTTCCCGCTCCGTTGACATCCAGCTATCCCAGCGGCCACACCGCGTTCGCCGCTGCGCTGGTGTGCGCATTCGTGCTGTCCCTGGCCACCGCCCGCGCACGAACCGCCGCGGCCGCCGTCGGCGGTGTGGTCGTGCTCGCCGTGGCCTGGTCACGCGTCTACCTCGGTGTGCACTATCCGACGGATGTCGTGGCGTCGATCGTCCTGGTGCTGGCCATCGCCCTGCCGTTGGACGCCGTGCTGACCCGGATGGGACCGCTCCGGGTGGATACCCCTGCTCGCGTCACGGCCTGATCACCGCGCGCAACGGCGTCAGGTCATCCGGCAGACGGCAGGCGTGAACGGGTCAGCAGCCAGATGCGGCTGCGGTGCTCGTCGATGCGCCGCTGGGGGTGATATCCGAGGCGGGTCAACGAGGTCAACCCCCAGGAGTCGGGGGTGCGGGAGTCGGTGTACTCGACGAGCCAGATGCGCGCGACGCCGATGAATCGGCCGTGCGCGGCGGCCTGGGGAATCGAATACGTCTCGTCCCACCAGTACGCCGCGCGGACGTACGGCTTTCTCAGCAGGAGGTCGCGCGTGCTGCGGAACGCGGCCGGCTCCGTGTCCATCGCGAGGCGCGGCTGACGGGACGGACGTGCCGCGGCGTCGAACACGATCCCGTCACCCGGCCGGGCATCACCGGAGATGACGTCTGCGATCTCGTTCCAGTCGGACCCGTTCTTGGCGTACGGCGTGCGCTGCGATGCCCACACAGGTGCGGCGGCGATCACCACGACAGCGGTGAGCACCACGGCGGCGAGCAGGCCACCCGTGTGCGATCTTGTCGCCCGGGCGATGCGACGCACACCCAGCGCCATCAGCAGCGCCGCAGCGGGCGCCGCGAAGGTCCCGTAGCGTGAGGTGAAATCGGCGATCAGTACGTTGACGGCGATCAGCACGCCCATCGGGAGAATCAGCCACGCCAGCAGCAGCGGCTCCAGGTGCACGACGCTCGCATCGCGAAATCGTCCACGGCCGCCAGCCCGAAGCGCATCGGCCGCGAATGCGAGACCCGCGACGGCGATCAGCGTCCAGGCGACCGCGGCGAACATGCCATCGCTGAACCACGTCTGCACGAACACGGATGCCGGGGTCACAGCATCCGCCTTCTCAAGATAGGCGATCTGATGGCGCTGCAGCACGGCCAGCACATAAAGCGGTGTCGCGCAGGCCAACCCGGCAAGTGTGGCCCGCAGCCACCGTCGCCGCATGACGCGCATCGCGGGGTCGGTCCACATCGCGACGCCGGCGGGCAGAGCCATCAGTCCGAGGTACAGGTACGAATACGTGCCCACCGCCAGGACCGCGCCGTACGCGATCCACCAGCCCTTCCCGGTTGGTCGGCGCAGCATGATCTCGACGACGATGGCACACAGGATCGCCGCGAGGGCTGCATCGAAGGCATACGAGCGGGCTTCTTCGCCTGCGTAGGTGAGCCGGGGCAGCACCGCGGCGAACACGCCGGCCAGCACCGCGGTGCGAAGGCCTACGACGCGTCCGCACGGCCACACGACAGCGGCCGCGCAGATGCCGACGCCGATCGCCGATGGAAGGCGCACGGAGAAGGGCGACGAGCCGAACACCTCGATCCAGCCGTGCAGCACGGTGTAGTACAGGCCGTGCACGGCGTCGACCCGGGTCAGCATCCCCAGCAGCGAGACCAGCGGGCGCGTGGCGGACATGACACTGGTGGCCTCATCGCCCCACAGCGACGGGATCCACGATCCTGTTGCCGCCAGAACGGCTGCGAGCGTGCCCAGACCGGCCGAAGCCCCGCCCAGCTGCCGATACCGCACCCGGGGAATCGCCGCGGGCGCGGCATCCGCTTCCAGCGCCGCGAGGGCCACGCCTGCTGCCTCTCTGCCCGAGCCAACCGATATCCGCGTCGAGAGACTACCCAGCGCAGCCCGGCGGGGAGGGGACGAGATGATGAGGCGGCTGTGAAGGTCATGTGACCGCGGACGTGTCCACTGCGCGTCGCAGGTCGGATCACCCGCCGGCGGCCCGTTAGACTGTCGGGGCGAGAGGGAGTATCCCGATATCGCGCGTCCGTCATCACGAGGCCCGTCGGAGGGCCTCCGGGCGCGCACCGTTACGGCGGGGGAGAGACTTTCGACGCAACGCCGACCCTCGAAAGGCCCGCATGGACTTCGTCATTCCGGTGTGGTTCGAGGTCACCGCCATGAGCGTGGTGGTCCTGATCCTCGCCGCCGATCTGCTGATCATCCTCAAGCGCCCGCACATCCCATCGATGAAGGAAGCATCCGCGTGGGTCGTGTTCTACGTCGTCCTGGCGCTGATCTTCGCCGCGCTGCTGCTGTGGGCAACCGGCAGCACGGATGCCATGGGCCAGTTCGTCGCCGGATGGCTGACCGAGTACAGCCTGTCGATCGACAACCTCTTCGTGTTCGTGCTGCTGATGACGCAGTTCTCGGTGCCACGGCGCTACCAGCAGGAAGCGCTCATGGTGGGCATCATCATCGCGCTCGTGCTGCGCGGCGTGTTCATCCTGCTCGGGGCCGCACTCATCGAGAACTTCAGCTGGATCTTCTACGTCTTCGGCCTGTTCCTCGTCTACACCGCGTGGCGGCAGGCCTTCGGCGGCGGCGACGACGATGCCCAGACCGAGACGGGCATTGTGCGCTTCCTGCGCCGCTTCGTCAACATCAGCGATCATTACGACGGCGCCAAGCTGCGCACGACCGTCGAGGGCAAGCGCGTGTTCACGCCGATGCTTCTCGTCTTCCTCTCGCTCGGCGTCACAGACCTCATCTTCGCGATCGACTCGATCCCGGCGATCTTCGGCATCACGCACAGCGCTTTCATCGTGTTCACCACGAACGTGTTCGCCCTGATGGGTCTGCGCCAGCTCTATTTCCTGCTGGGCGGGCTGCTGGACCGCTTGAAGTACCTGCACTACGGCATCGCGTTCATCCTCGCTTTCATCGGCGTCAAACTGTTCGCCCACGCCCTGCACGTGAACGAGATCCCGTTCATCAACGGCGGCAAATCCGTCGAGTGGGCGCCCGAGATCTCGACAGTCGCGTCGCTGATCGTCATCATCGTCGCCATGGCGGTGGCCACCGGAGCAAGCCTCATCGCCGCGCGCCGCGAGCGGGCACGGTCCGCGATGAGCGGGCCGCGCGACCCGGAGTGAGCGCTGTCATGCACGGCCGGGGGCGTTGCCGGCGGTGTTATTCTGAGCGGGTGCAAAGCGCGCGGCTCCTTCTTATGTGCCGCGGCGAGTTCTGACCTACCGCCCAGGCTCGTCGCGGAGTTCGTCGTGGGCGTGACCCTCTCTCCCAAGGAGCACGAACAGCAATGAGCACATCCGCATCCGCATCCGCATCGGTCATCCCGGAGCACCCGCGCACCCTCGCCGAGAAGGTGTGGGACGACCACCTGGTAGTCAAAGGCGAAGACGGTCAGCCCGACCTCATCTACATCGACCTGCACCTGCTGCACGAGGTCACCAGCCCCCAGGCGTTCGATGGCCTGCGCACCGAGGGCCGTGGTGTGCGACGGCTGGATCTGACGATCGCCACCGAAGACCACAACACCCCGACGCTGAACATCGACAAGCCCATCGCCGATCTCACCAGCCGCACGCAGATCGAGACGCTGCGCCGCAACTGCGCGGAATTCGGTGTGCGGCTGCACTCGCTCGGCGACAAAGAGCAGGGCATCGTCCACGTCGTGGGCCCCCAGCTGGGCCTGACGATGCCCGGCATCACGGTGGTCTGCGGCGACAGCCACACCTCGACGCACGGGGCGTTCGGAGCGATGGCCTTCGGCATCGGCACGAGCGAGGTCGAGCACGTGCTGGCCACGCAGACGCTGCCGTTGAAACCGTTCAAGACGATGGCCATCACCGTGGAGGGCGAGCTGCGTCACGGCGTGACCGCGAAGGACATCATCCTGGCGGTGATCGCCGAGATCGGCACGAACGGCGGGCAGGGCTATGTGCTCGAGTATCGCGGCAGCGCGATCCGGTCCCTGTCGATGGAGGGCCGGATGACGATCTGCAACATGTCGATCGAAGCCGGCGCCCGCGCGGGCATGGTCGCCCCTGACGAGACGACCTTCGCCTACCTGAAGGGGCGTCCGCACGCACCCCAGGGGCAGGACTGGGACGACGCGGTCGCCTACTGGCGCACGCTGCCCACCGACGAGGGCGCGGTCTATGACGCCGAGGTCTTCGTCGATGCCACGAAGCTCGAACCGTTCGTGACGTGGGGGACGAACCCCGGGCAGGGCGTGTCGCTGTCGGGCAGCATCCCCTCGCCCGACGACTTCGCCGACCCCAACCTGAAGGCCGCCGCCGAGCGCGCGCTGACCTACATGGATCTGCAGCCGGGCACGCCGATGAAGGAGATCCCCGTGGATGCCGTGTTCATGGGGTCCTGCACGAACAGTCGCATCGAGGATCTGCGCCAATTCGCGTCGATCATCAAGGGACGTACGAAGGCCGAGGGCGTGCGTGTCATGGTCGTGCCCGGTTCTGCCCGCGTGCGCCTGGAGGCGGAGGCGGAGGGCCTGAACAAGGTCTTCGAGGAGTTCGGGGCCGAATGGCGCTTCGCCGGCTGCTCGATGTGTCTGGGCATGAATCCCGACCAGCTCGCACCGGGCGAGCGGTGCGCCTCCACGAGCAACCGCAACTTCGAGGGGCGGCAGGGCAAGGGCGGACGCACGCATCTGGTCTCTCCGCTGGTCGCCGCGGCCACCGCGGTGCGGGGAACACTGTCGAGTCCGAGCGACCTGGCGGAGCTGCCTGAGCGCACGGCGGCGGCGAACGAGAGGAAGGGCGCCTGACATGGACAAGTTCTCGACCCACACGGGGATCGCCGCGCCGCTGACCCGCTCCGCCGTCGACACCGACCAGATCATCCCCGCCGTGTACCTCAAGCGCGTCACCAAGACGGGCTTCGACGACGCGCTGTTCGCCAGCTGGAGGCAGGACCCCGAGTTCGTGCTGAACCAGAAGCCCTACCAGTCGGCATCCATTCTCGTCGCCGGCCCCGACTTCGGCACAGGCTCCAGCCGAGAGCATGCCGTCTGGGCGCTGCGCGACTACGGCTTCAAGGTGGTGCTGAGCCCGCGGTTCGCCGACATCTTCCGCGGCAACGCGGGTAAGCAGGGCCTGGTCACAGGGGTGATCTCGGAGGCCGATGTGGAGCGCCTGTGGGCGGCGATCGAGGCTGACCCGGGCGTGGAGATGACAGTGGACCTCGCGGCGCGTACCGCGGTCCTGGGCGACATCCAGGTCGATTTCGAGATCGACGATTACACTAGGTGGCGGCTTCTGGAAGGTCTCGACGACATCGGGCTGACCCTTCGCAACAAGGACCGGATTGCCGAATTCGAGGCACGTCGCGCAAACTGGCGACCACGCACTCTGCCGGTGCAGCCCCGTACCGCCGATTGAATCACTGACAATGTGAGGCACACTGAATGACACTCCTGAACGGCTTGGCATCCACGGACGGTCGCATAGGGGGGTCCGGTGAAACGCTGACCATCCGCGGCGGGCACCCGCTGCGCGGCCGGGTCGATGTGAAGGGCGCGAAGAACCTCGTCACCAAGGCGATGGTGGCAGCCCTGCTCGGCGACACGCCCAGCGTGCTGCACGACGTGCCCGACATCAGCGACGTCGCCGTGGTGCGCTCGTTGCTGGAAGTGCACGGTGTTCGGGTCACCGACGGCGATGAGGAGGGCACGTTCCACCTCGACCCGTCGGATGTCGCATCGGCCCACATGGAGGAGATCGACGCCCACGCCGGCGCGTCGCGGATTCCGATCCTGTTCTGCGGTCCGCTGCTGCATCAGCTGGGTCAGGCATTCATCCCCGACCTGGGCGGCTGCCGCATCGGCGACCGTCCGATCGACTTCCACCTGGATGCGCTGCGCAAGTTCGGCGCCGTCGTCGAGAAGCTGCCCAGCGGCATCCGGCTCTCGGCGCCGGCGGGGCTGCACGGGGCCAGCATCCATCTGCCGTATCCGAGCGTGGGTGCCACCGAGCAGGTGCTGTTGACCGCCGTCCGCGCCGAGGGCGTCACCGAGCTGCGCAACGCGGCGATCGAGCCCGAGATCATGGACCTGATCGCGGTCCTGCAGAAGATGGGCGCGCTCATCTCCTACGAGCCCAACCGCACGATCCTCATCGAGGGCGTCGATCGGCTCTCGGGCTACGAGCACCGCGCGATCTTCGATCGGAACGAGGCGGCGAGCTGGGCCAGCGCAGCGCTGGCGACCGACGGCGAGATCTTCGTGGGTGGGGCACGTCAGCCCGAGATGCTCACATTCCTCAACGTCGTGCGCAAGGTCGGCGGCGACTTCGACATCCGCGAGGACGGCATCCTGTTCCGTCGTGGCGGCGAGTTGCGCCCGGTCACTGTGGAGACGGACGTGCATCCCGGGTTCATGACCGATTGGCAGCAGCCCCTGATCGTCGCGCTCACACAGGCGCACGGCGAATCGGTGGTGCACGAGACCGTCTACGAGAACCGGTTCGGCTTCACCGACGCGCTGGTCAAGATGGGCGCGCGCATCGTCGTTCACCCGCACGGCCTACAGCGGGGCCCGCGTCGAGTGCCTCGTCGCAACCTCGAGCAGGCGGCAGTGATCACCGGTCCCACCGCCCTGACCGGCGCCGACATCACGGTGCCCGATCTGCGCGGCGGCTACAGCCACGTGATCGCCGCGCTGACGGCGACGGGGGAGTCGACCGTGCACAACGTGGGCATCATCAGCCGCGGGTACGAGAAGTTCTTCAGCAAGCTCGCGGCCCTCGGCGCAGATTTCGACGTCCTCGGGTGACGGTGATGGGCGGTGACCAGACGCAGCCGACTTCTGCGGGCACGTCTGACGAGAAACGCAAGCCCAGCGTCTTCTGGGTGCTGGCCGCCATCGTGCTCCCGATCTTCGGACTGTTCGCGCGCGTCGAGATCCGTGGCGCCGAGAAGCTGCCGCGGACGGGACCGTTCGTGCTCGCCGTGAATCACCACAGTGAGATCGACCCGCTCGTGGTCGCGCTCGCGGTCTGGCGCATAGGGCGGGCGCCCCGTTTCATGGCAAAAGAGAGTCTGTTCCGTGTTCCCGTCCTGGGCTGGGCGCTGCGAGCCACCGGCATGATCCCGGTCGCACGCGCCACGACCGTCGCGGCGGCACGCGAGACCATCACGCAGTCGCGCCTGCTCGTCGAGCACGGCCGGGGAGTGATCGTCTACCCCGAAGGCACGCTGACGCGTGACCCCGACCTGTGGCCCATGCGCGGCAAGTCCGGTGCCGTGCGCCTGGCGATGTCGGGGAAGATCCCGCTCATCCCGATGGCGCAGTGGGGGGCGCAGGAGCTCCTGCCCCGCTACGGCAAGCTGCGGCTGTGGCCTCTGCGCAAGCGGATGACGGTTCTGCTGGGCGACCCGGTGGACGTGTCGGAGTTCGTGCGCACGCGCAGCCAGCCTGCGACCATCGCCCAAGCGACCACGAAGACGATGAATGCCATTGCCGAGCTTCTGGCGCAGCTGCGCGGCATCCCCGCTCCACCCGAGCGCTGGGATCCGGTCGCGCACGGGCAGAGAGAGACGGGGCGCCTTGACTCCGAGACATGACGCACCGGGCAGGATCGCGGTCCTCGGCGCCGGCAGCTGGGGGACCACGTTCGGAAAGATTCTCGCCGACGGCGGTGCGCACGTCACGATGTGGGCCCGACGGCCCGAACTGGCCCACGAGATCGACGAAGCCAAGCGCAACAGCCGCTACCTGCCCGGCATCAACCTGCCGCGTTCGGTGTCGGCGACTGTGGATCTGCGCGCGGCTCTGAACGGCGCGGAGCAGATCTACGTGTGCGTGCCGAGCCAGTCGGCCCGTGACATCCTCACCGAGGTACGGCCGCTGGTTGCCGATTCGACGGCTCCGATCGTGTCGCTCATGAAGGGCATGGAGCGGCGCACCGGACTGCGGATGAGCCAGGTGCTCGAGCAGGTGCTGACCTGCGACCCCGACCGCATCGCGGTCGCATCCGGGCCGAACCTCGCGCTGGAGATCGCCCGGGAGCAGCCGACCGCCGCGGTGGTGGCCTCCAGCAGCCGTGAGACGGCGGATGCGGTGGCCCGGCGTGCTCGCAACAAGTACTTCCGCACGTTCGTGAACACCGATGTGGTCGGCACCGAGTTCGGCGGCGTGCTCAAGAACCTGATCGCCGTCGCGATCGGCATTGTGGACGGCGTCGGCTACGGCGAGAACACGAAGGCGTCGATCATCACCCGGGGTCTCGTGGAGATGACCGATTTCGCCGTCGCGCACGGTGCGCAGCCCGAGACGCTGCAGGGGCTGGCGGGCCTGGGAGATCTGATCGCGACGTGCCAGTCGCCGCTCAGTCGCAACAACACCGCCGGGCGCCTGCTGGGCCAGGGATACAAGTTCCAGGATGTCGTCAAGCAGATGCAGCAGACCGCCGAGGGACTGGCCTCCGTCGCACCGGTGCTGCATCTCGCGCGCGCCGCCCACGTCGAGATGCCGATCGTGGAGCAGGTCAAGCGCGTGCTGGACGGCGCGATGGACCCGCGGCACATCGCGCCGCACCTGACGACCGATGACGACACACCGAAGGGTGAGAGGACGCAGCATGGACAAGCCGGTGGTGGCGGTGCTCTTTGGCGGTCGATCCAGCGAGCATTCGATCAGCTCCGCAACGGCGGGGGGAGTGCTCCACGCCATTGACCGCGACCGTTTTCACGTGATCCCGGTCGGGATCACCCGCGACGGCGCGTTCGTGCTCGAAGACGACGACCCCGACAAATTCGCGCTGGACCCGGCGCACCTGCCCGAAGTCGTCGACAACGGCACCAGGATCGTGTGGCCCGACTCTGCGCGCAGCCGCGAGCTGCGCGTGATCGATGCCACCGGCACGCGCTCACTGGGCGACATCGACCTGGTGCTGCCGATCCTGCATGGCCGGTGGGGCGAGGACGGCACGATCCAGGGGTTTCTCGAGCTGCTCGACATCCCCTATGCCGGCGCAGGTCTGCTGATGTCGGCGCTCGGCATGGACAAGAACGCCACCAAGAATGTGCTCACGGCCGCCGGCGTGCCGGTCGTGCCCTGGGTGTCGGTCACGCGCGCAGATCTCGCGCGCGACCGTCGGATGTGGGAGCAGCGGATGCGGAGGCTCGGGCTGCCCGTGTTCGTCAAGCCCGCCCGCGCCGGCTCGAGCGTCGGCGTGTCGAAGGTCGACGAGTGGGGCGCGCTGGACGAGGCACTGGATGTCGCGTTCGCCGAAGACGGCACGGTGCTCGTCGAGCAGGCCGTCGTCGGCCGCGAGCTGGAGTGCGGAGTGCTCGAAGCGCGCGGCGACGGTCTGCCGCGGGTGAGCGTGGCCGGGGAGGTCGTCATCAGCGGCCGGGACTTCTACGATTTCGCAGCGAAGTACCTCAACGCCCCCGGCATCGATCTGATCTGTCCGGCCCCGCTGCAGGAGGGCGAGCTGCGGGAGATGCAGCGCATCGCGGCGCGGGCGTTCGACGCGCTGGGCGGTCAGGGCCTGTCGCGTGTCGACTTCTTCTTCACGGGCACCGAGTTCTTCGTCAACGAGGTCAACACGATGCCGGGGTTCACACCGATCTCGATGTTCCCCACGTGCTGGATCGCCAGCGGCATGACCTACACCGAGCTGATCTCCGACCTCATCGACACGGCGCTGAATCGGGCCCGAGTCACGGCCTGACAGCGTTGCGCGGCGGCCGTCACTGGGCGACGGTGCCGGGATCCGTGCAGCCGGCGGTCTTGTGCGTGTGGGCGGCCACCAGGCGCCCGAGCTGGGTCAGCACGGCATTCGGATCGACGCCGCTGTCACCGCCGTCCAGAAACACCTGGACGGCGGGAGTGCGCCCGTACGACGTGATGCGGAAGTTCGGCTGCGTGGATTCGTCGACGATCCAGTCCACGCCGCCCAGCGACACGCATTTGAGGGTCGTGGGACCCGGCGGGGTCACGCCGCACGCCATGATGATGCGTGTGGGCGTGCCCCAGGCGGCCGTGGCCTGTGCGTCCGTCCACACGCGGGCCTGATCGCTGATGGTGCCCGGCAGCCGCACCATGATCTCGGCGCACTTCGGGTTGTTCGCGTCCGGCGCAGGGTCTACCGAGACGGTGGCGGAGCATCCTGCCAGCGCGACAGTGGCCGCGAGGGTGAGGGCGGCCGCAGCGGCGAGCACCGTGCCGCGCCGCGAGTGTGCTGTGCCGCGTCGCGAGTGTGCTGTGCGGCGGCGCGCGTGCGCTGTGCGGCGGGATGCGCCGACGCGGAGGGTACGGGTCACCCCTCCAGGCTAACCCGGCTGTGAGACCCGATAGCGTGGAGCGATGACCGATCCGACCGTGGGCGAGCTCAGCGAAGGCACCGTGCTGCGGGCGATCCTGGACCGATTCCCCCCGTCGACGTCGCCGCTCGGCCCCGGGGATGACGCGGCCGTGCTGGACGCTCCCGACGGACGCGTCGTCGCGACGGTCGACACCCTCGTGCACGGTCCGGACTTCCGCCTGGCATGGACCGGCGGATACGACCTCGGCTGGAAGGCCGCGGCGGTGAACCTCGCCGATGTGGCGGCGATGGGCGCACGCCCCACGGCGCTGCTGGTCGCCCTCGCGATGCCGGATGCCACACGCCTGTCGTTCGTGACGGCGATGGCCGACGGGCTGCGCGATGCGTGTGACGCGCTCGCACCCGGCTGCGCGATCGAAGGCGGCGACCTGACCGTCTCCGACACGCTCACGGTGGCGGTGACGGCGCTGGGCGTGCTCGGCGGGCGCGCGCCCGTGACCCGCTCCGGGGCGCGCGTCGGCGACATCGTAGCGATTGCCGGTGACGTCGGCCGCGCGGCGGCAGGACTTCGGCTGCTGTTCGACCGCTTTCGCGACGACGACGGACACCCGCTCGCTGTGCGGCCCGACGAGCTCACCCCGCCTGAGGCATCCCTCGTCGAAGCGCAGCTCCGCCCGCGGCCGCCGGTGGCCGGCGGCACGGCAGCGGCGGATGCCGGGGCCTCGGCGATGATGGACGTCTCAGACGGCCTCGCCCTCGACGCCTCGCGGATGGCTGCTGCCTCGGACGTGGCGCTGGAACTGGACTCGTCGCAGTTGGGACCGGATGTGCACGGCGCGCTGTCGGGCGGCGAGGACCACGCGCTGCTGGCGACCTTTCCGGCGCGATCCGTTCTGCCCGACGGGTTCCGCGCGATAGGGCGGGTGCGTGCGCGGGGTGCTCATGCGGTCACCGTCGACGGTGAGCCGTACACGGGGCGCGGAGGATGGGACCCGTACCGGGACTGGGACGCCGTACGGGGCTGATCAGCCGCCCGGTCGGTCTGTGCGGCGGCGCAGCCACCACAGCGCCGTGTCGCCGTAGCGCTTGTGCCGATCCAGCGCGAGCTCGGGCGGCAGCACGGGCCCGGCGGACCGGGCGCTGCGCTCGAGCACCACGAGCCCGCCCGGGGCCATGAGGCCCGCCAGAGCGGCCAGCATCGCCTCGATCTCGTCGTCGGCGACGTCGTACGGCGGATCGGCGAAGACCAGATCGTAGGGCCCGGCTGCGGTGGACAGGAACGCCGTCACCGCCGCCTTGTGCACGCGCGCCGGCATGGCGGCGGTCGTGGGCTCGCCGGTGGCCGCGACGACCTTGGCGGTGTTCGCGCGTGCCACCTGGACTGCCTGCGGCGAGCGCTCGACGAGGTCGACCGCCGCCGCCCCGCGGCTGAGCGCCTCGAGCCCCAGTGCGCCCGACCCGGTGTACAGGTCCAGAACGCGGCTGCCGGCGATCGCGTCTGCGGCGTCGAGGGCACCGAACAGCGACTCGCGCACGCGGTCGCTGGTGGGCCGTGTGCCTGCCGAGGGAACGGCGATGACCGTGCCGCGGGCCGTCCCGGCGATGATGCGCGTCATGTTCTCAGCCTACAAACCGTGTCGCACGGCATGCCTAGACTCGAAGGCATGACGGTCTACTCGCTGTCCATGCGGCTGGACGGAGCCCTGGGCGGCAAGACCGCGGGTCCGCTCGCCCGCGCGTTCGGCATGCATACCGTGGCCGATCTGCTTGCGCACTACCCGCGGCGCTATGCGTACCGCGGGCAGCTCACCCCGATCGAGTCGCTGCAGGAGGGCGAACAGGTCACCATCGTCGCGCAGGTCAAGAGCGCCACCGACCGGCGGATGCGGCAGCGCAAGGGCAGCATCCTCGAAGTCGTCATCACCGACGGCTACGGCGACCTCAAGCTCACGTTCTTCAATCAGAGCTGGCGACAGAACGAGTTGAAGGTCGGTCGGCAGGGCATCTTCTCGGGCAAAGTGGGCCGCTACCAGCGGGGGCTGCAGTTCGCCCATCCCGACTACGAGCTTTTCGACGACGTCGACACCGCGCGCATGACCGCCGAGGCCAAGGCGAACGAGCCGATTCCGATCTACCCGGCCACGGCGGCGCTGGCGAGCTGGCGCATCGCGAAGATGATCGGCATGATCCTCGACGGACTGGGCGAGGTCGAAGACCCGGTGCCCGACGACATACGCGCACGGCACGACCTGCTCACCGCGCGCACGGCGCTCGAGCGCATCCACCGCCCCGACGTCGAAGATCAGATCGGGCCGGCGAAGAAGACGTTGCGCTGGCACGAAGCGCTGGTGCTGCAGACCGCACTGCTGCAGCAGCGGCAGTCCGTTCGGGCGATGTCGGCGACGGGTCGCCCCGCAGGCGATCTGCTGGCCGAGTTCGATGCCGCCCTGCCGTTCGCGCGCACCCCGGACCAGATCGCCGTGGGGGAGCGG encodes the following:
- a CDS encoding lysophospholipid acyltransferase family protein; the protein is MGGDQTQPTSAGTSDEKRKPSVFWVLAAIVLPIFGLFARVEIRGAEKLPRTGPFVLAVNHHSEIDPLVVALAVWRIGRAPRFMAKESLFRVPVLGWALRATGMIPVARATTVAAARETITQSRLLVEHGRGVIVYPEGTLTRDPDLWPMRGKSGAVRLAMSGKIPLIPMAQWGAQELLPRYGKLRLWPLRKRMTVLLGDPVDVSEFVRTRSQPATIAQATTKTMNAIAELLAQLRGIPAPPERWDPVAHGQRETGRLDSET
- a CDS encoding NAD(P)H-dependent glycerol-3-phosphate dehydrogenase; its protein translation is MTPRHDAPGRIAVLGAGSWGTTFGKILADGGAHVTMWARRPELAHEIDEAKRNSRYLPGINLPRSVSATVDLRAALNGAEQIYVCVPSQSARDILTEVRPLVADSTAPIVSLMKGMERRTGLRMSQVLEQVLTCDPDRIAVASGPNLALEIAREQPTAAVVASSSRETADAVARRARNKYFRTFVNTDVVGTEFGGVLKNLIAVAIGIVDGVGYGENTKASIITRGLVEMTDFAVAHGAQPETLQGLAGLGDLIATCQSPLSRNNTAGRLLGQGYKFQDVVKQMQQTAEGLASVAPVLHLARAAHVEMPIVEQVKRVLDGAMDPRHIAPHLTTDDDTPKGERTQHGQAGGGGALWRSIQRAFDQLRNGGGSAPRH
- a CDS encoding D-alanine--D-alanine ligase family protein; translation: MDKPVVAVLFGGRSSEHSISSATAGGVLHAIDRDRFHVIPVGITRDGAFVLEDDDPDKFALDPAHLPEVVDNGTRIVWPDSARSRELRVIDATGTRSLGDIDLVLPILHGRWGEDGTIQGFLELLDIPYAGAGLLMSALGMDKNATKNVLTAAGVPVVPWVSVTRADLARDRRMWEQRMRRLGLPVFVKPARAGSSVGVSKVDEWGALDEALDVAFAEDGTVLVEQAVVGRELECGVLEARGDGLPRVSVAGEVVISGRDFYDFAAKYLNAPGIDLICPAPLQEGELREMQRIAARAFDALGGQGLSRVDFFFTGTEFFVNEVNTMPGFTPISMFPTCWIASGMTYTELISDLIDTALNRARVTA
- a CDS encoding DUF3515 family protein yields the protein MTRTLRVGASRRTAHARRRTAHSRRGTAHSRRGTVLAAAAALTLAATVALAGCSATVSVDPAPDANNPKCAEIMVRLPGTISDQARVWTDAQATAAWGTPTRIIMACGVTPPGPTTLKCVSLGGVDWIVDESTQPNFRITSYGRTPAVQVFLDGGDSGVDPNAVLTQLGRLVAAHTHKTAGCTDPGTVAQ
- the thiL gene encoding thiamine-phosphate kinase translates to MTDPTVGELSEGTVLRAILDRFPPSTSPLGPGDDAAVLDAPDGRVVATVDTLVHGPDFRLAWTGGYDLGWKAAAVNLADVAAMGARPTALLVALAMPDATRLSFVTAMADGLRDACDALAPGCAIEGGDLTVSDTLTVAVTALGVLGGRAPVTRSGARVGDIVAIAGDVGRAAAGLRLLFDRFRDDDGHPLAVRPDELTPPEASLVEAQLRPRPPVAGGTAAADAGASAMMDVSDGLALDASRMAAASDVALELDSSQLGPDVHGALSGGEDHALLATFPARSVLPDGFRAIGRVRARGAHAVTVDGEPYTGRGGWDPYRDWDAVRG
- the rsmD gene encoding 16S rRNA (guanine(966)-N(2))-methyltransferase RsmD — its product is MTRIIAGTARGTVIAVPSAGTRPTSDRVRESLFGALDAADAIAGSRVLDLYTGSGALGLEALSRGAAAVDLVERSPQAVQVARANTAKVVAATGEPTTAAMPARVHKAAVTAFLSTAAGPYDLVFADPPYDVADDEIEAMLAALAGLMAPGGLVVLERSARSAGPVLPPELALDRHKRYGDTALWWLRRRTDRPGG